The segment GAAAGTTTTTTCCAGCTTAAAAGCGGTTAATATTCAGATTCTCGGCCTTTGTGAGGGTGATGTTACAGCTGCACAGGATGTGATCATCAGCGAAGATGCCAGAGTATTCGGTAATATTATCTGTAAAAGTCTTGATTGCGCACAGGGTGCAATTTATAGCGGCGAGTTACAGGTAACGGTACAAAAATAGCTATGAATATTTTTAGAGAAAATCCTATTTTCGTATTATTACTTGGCTTGTGCCCCACAATGGCCGTAACGACTTCTGCTACCAATGCCATAGGCATGGGCCTTTCTACTCTGTTTGTGCTTTTCGGTTCCAATGTA is part of the Candidatus Margulisiibacteriota bacterium genome and harbors:
- a CDS encoding polymer-forming cytoskeletal protein → MIKEKNNRQVFFSKGTKFQGKIESKYNIYLSGEVKGEVVSEQDIYVLRGAKVFSSLKAVNIQILGLCEGDVTAAQDVIISEDARVFGNIICKSLDCAQGAIYSGELQVTVQK